Within the Candidatus Methylomirabilota bacterium genome, the region CGCTTGCCGTTCCGCGAGCGCGGGCGCCTGAGCGACGACTATCTCCGGGCGATCAAGGCGGCCTGGGCCAGCGACGTTCCGGAGTACAAGGGCGGGTACGTGAGCTTCGCCGGCGCCACGTTCTCGCCCCGCCCCGTGCAGCGGCCGCACCCGCCGATCTGGGTCGGTGGCTCGCCCGGCGGCGTGTCAGCACCCGCGGTGCGCCGTTGCGCCGAGCTGGGCGACGCCTGGCACCCGTTGGCGCTGAGCCTCGATGACATCGAGAAAGGCTTCGCGACGCTGCGTGACCTCGCCGCCCAGCGCGGCCGGCGCGATGCGGTCGGTCTCGCGCCGCGCAATCTCCTCGACCTCACGGACTCGCCGAAGGGCGCCGGCCGCGCGGCGTTTCAGGGCTCGGTGGCGGAGGTGGCGTCCGACATCCGCCGGGTGCAGGGCCTGGGCGCCGGCTGGATGACGTTCGACCTGCCGCGGGCCGGCGTGCCCGCGATGGTGCGCGCCATGGAGCGCCTCGCCCGCGAGGTGAAACCAGCAGCCGCGTAGGGTGAGGGAGAAGCGTCGGCCGTAGTCCCGTGCGATGCTAGGGCCATGACGGAGCGGCCCTGGCGCCTGCTCGTGACCGAGCCGGCGGACGGCGCCACCAACATGGCGGTGGACGAAGCGCTCTGGCTCGGGCGCCGCGCGGGGACGTCGCCCCCGACCATCCGCTTCTTCGCCTGGGCGCCGCCCACCGTCTCCCTCGGCTACGGCCAGCCTCTCGACGGCCACGTGGACGTCGCCGCGTGCGCGCGGCTCGGCGTCGGGCTCGTCAGGCGCCCGACGGGCGGCAGCGCGATCTACCACGACGGCCCCGAGCGCGAGCTGAC harbors:
- a CDS encoding TIGR03619 family F420-dependent LLM class oxidoreductase, with the translated sequence MNYGVVLPIWQLTVAEAESLTTRAEQLGLDGVFVPDHILAKPATTQHYGGHWPDPFSLLAYLAGRTQRIRLGASVIVLPYRNALVAAKAAATVDQASGGRFIFGVGVGWDEPEFVDLRLPFRERGRLSDDYLRAIKAAWASDVPEYKGGYVSFAGATFSPRPVQRPHPPIWVGGSPGGVSAPAVRRCAELGDAWHPLALSLDDIEKGFATLRDLAAQRGRRDAVGLAPRNLLDLTDSPKGAGRAAFQGSVAEVASDIRRVQGLGAGWMTFDLPRAGVPAMVRAMERLAREVKPAAA